A stretch of the Rhizomicrobium sp. genome encodes the following:
- a CDS encoding flagellin — protein MTIERTSSAGQSQFLLTQVQAAASQLDKTQAQVASGKVSTDYAGLGDKVAVLEAARTAANKATAYQTNTTAAVNQADLQDSQLSSLSDLAGQLRQALTTSIANGDGSTLMATAQGIFDQASQILNTKDANGNYLYGGDKDNVPPLNVSSLSQLAALPSAAGAFSNGTQQKSVMVADGQSVQVGVLASDIGGDLMQTLQDIAQFDAGSSGNFAGSTNLTQAQSTFLSNELPSAITAATNVNAAAASNGFVYNQLKDASDNQSSLATMYQGFVSNIEDVDMPTAITQLNQNQVALQAAVQVTAQLNQVSLLNYLPQS, from the coding sequence ATGACCATCGAACGCACATCCTCCGCCGGCCAGTCGCAGTTCCTGCTGACCCAGGTCCAGGCCGCCGCCAGCCAGCTCGACAAGACCCAGGCGCAGGTCGCCAGCGGCAAGGTCTCGACCGACTATGCCGGCCTCGGCGACAAGGTCGCGGTGCTGGAGGCGGCGCGGACCGCGGCGAACAAGGCGACCGCCTATCAGACCAACACAACCGCCGCGGTGAACCAGGCCGACCTGCAGGATTCGCAGTTGAGCTCGCTGTCCGATCTTGCCGGCCAGCTGCGCCAAGCGCTCACCACATCCATCGCGAATGGCGACGGCTCGACGCTGATGGCGACGGCGCAGGGCATCTTCGACCAGGCGAGCCAGATCCTGAACACCAAGGACGCCAACGGCAACTACCTCTATGGCGGCGACAAGGACAACGTACCGCCGCTCAACGTCTCGTCGCTGAGCCAGCTTGCGGCGCTGCCCTCCGCCGCCGGCGCCTTCTCCAACGGCACGCAGCAGAAGTCGGTGATGGTGGCGGACGGCCAGAGCGTCCAGGTCGGCGTGCTCGCCTCCGATATCGGCGGCGACCTGATGCAGACGCTGCAGGACATCGCGCAATTCGACGCCGGCTCGTCGGGCAATTTCGCCGGCAGCACCAATCTGACGCAGGCGCAGAGCACCTTCCTGAGCAACGAACTGCCGAGCGCCATCACCGCCGCGACCAATGTGAACGCGGCGGCGGCGTCGAACGGCTTCGTCTACAACCAGCTCAAGGACGCGTCCGACAACCAGTCGTCGCTCGCCACGATGTATCAGGGCTTCGTCTCCAACATCGAAGACGTCGACATGCCGACTGCGATCACCCAGCTCAACCAGAACCAGGTCGCGCTCCAGGCCGCCGTCCAGGTGACGGCCCAGCTCAACCAGGTTTCGCTGCTGAATTACCTGCCGCAAAGCTGA
- a CDS encoding flagellar hook-length control protein FliK produces the protein MTSIAANPVTNGQSIGATAGAAATASADGDTFSAMLDDAVQGGATAKPVDTTSGPTAKPSKDTGKTDDARDPAQPLSTPPASDPSVPPPRADQAAAKPSDDDPALRPMAGLDTDSDTPPNDPPAATPMATTARGADTRMRDGRTSDPARLRSDTADTPDDPNAVQAAPPPQPAVAGAVALVPPAIVVPAAPADRDGEAETTAPIAQAAAAPATDVAAAAIQPKGTVVKPGKPGDAKAAGDDGKAQSRNSAAATLADAGTTATRSFTDSKTAAAPAIPLHGALDVPKNGSQPADARPAQQDRPDTATAPPAETRTRVPTDDLTELAGATPAPDARVTASLQAAGLAPTAGPAGTAAATRVSAQLQISHPSAEPDINALAFNIASKSDGGTKHFDIRLDPAELGRVDVRLTVDDAGKAQASLTVEKPQTLELLQKDQGHLERALKDAGLDLTQNGLSFSLKGQQQQQSNNGGNATPRGRGFAARAVAAVDSAASTVSLGHVRASDTRLDIRV, from the coding sequence GTGACATCGATCGCCGCCAACCCTGTGACGAACGGACAGAGCATCGGCGCGACCGCCGGTGCCGCCGCGACTGCGTCCGCGGACGGCGATACGTTTTCCGCGATGCTGGACGATGCCGTGCAGGGCGGCGCGACGGCAAAGCCTGTTGACACGACGAGCGGCCCGACCGCGAAACCGTCCAAGGATACCGGCAAGACGGACGACGCGCGCGATCCGGCGCAGCCACTTTCGACGCCACCGGCATCCGACCCTTCCGTTCCGCCGCCGCGGGCGGATCAGGCAGCCGCCAAACCGAGCGACGACGATCCGGCCCTGCGCCCGATGGCGGGGCTCGATACCGACAGCGACACGCCGCCGAACGACCCGCCCGCCGCGACGCCGATGGCGACCACGGCCCGCGGCGCAGACACGCGGATGCGCGACGGCCGGACATCGGATCCGGCCCGCCTGCGCAGCGATACCGCCGACACACCGGACGATCCGAACGCAGTGCAGGCTGCACCGCCGCCGCAACCGGCAGTGGCCGGCGCAGTTGCGCTTGTCCCGCCGGCCATCGTCGTGCCCGCGGCGCCAGCGGATCGTGATGGCGAAGCCGAAACGACCGCGCCGATCGCACAAGCGGCCGCAGCGCCCGCGACCGATGTCGCAGCGGCAGCGATCCAGCCCAAGGGCACGGTCGTCAAACCGGGCAAGCCCGGCGATGCCAAAGCCGCCGGCGATGACGGCAAGGCGCAAAGTCGCAACAGCGCGGCCGCAACGCTGGCCGATGCCGGCACCACGGCGACGCGCAGTTTCACCGATTCCAAGACGGCGGCCGCGCCGGCGATTCCGCTGCATGGCGCGCTGGACGTGCCGAAGAACGGTTCGCAGCCGGCCGATGCGCGTCCCGCACAACAGGATCGGCCCGACACGGCGACCGCGCCCCCGGCCGAGACGCGCACGCGCGTGCCGACCGACGACCTGACAGAGCTGGCCGGCGCGACGCCGGCACCGGATGCGCGGGTGACCGCGAGCCTGCAGGCCGCTGGCCTCGCACCAACCGCCGGCCCGGCGGGCACCGCCGCAGCGACGCGGGTCTCGGCGCAGCTGCAGATCTCGCATCCGTCCGCGGAGCCCGACATCAACGCGCTGGCGTTCAATATCGCCTCGAAGTCGGACGGCGGGACCAAGCATTTCGATATCCGCCTCGATCCGGCGGAGCTGGGCCGCGTCGATGTCCGCCTGACGGTCGACGATGCCGGCAAGGCGCAGGCTTCGCTCACCGTCGAGAAGCCGCAGACGCTGGAACTGCTGCAGAAGGACCAGGGGCATCTCGAGCGCGCGCTGAAAGACGCCGGCCTCGACCTGACGCAGAACGGCCTCAGCTTCTCGCTCAAGGGCCAGCAGCAGCAACAGAGCAACAATGGCGGCAATGCCACGCCGCGCGGCCGCGGGTTCGCCGCCCGCGCCGTCGCGGCCGTCGACAGTGCCGCGTCCACAGTTTCCCTGGGCCATGTGCGCGCAAGCGACACCCGGCTCGACATCCGGGTCTAG
- the fliF gene encoding flagellar basal-body MS-ring/collar protein FliF, which yields MPEFVKAIGAARFGVMAGVAAALTAFFLYVAGALTEPPKAILFSGLEARDAASVTAKLDSLNVKYEAKGDGGTILVPADDVTKLRMELAQDNLPAAGVGYEIFDKSDAFGATAFVQNINRLRALEGELARSIQTIQGVDGVRVHLVIPERQIFSHDDQSPTASVVLKTRGVLGRGQVQAVQHLVAAAVAGLTAERVAVVDDKGDLLAGGDDKNGPNAASIGEDNQTTEFEDRLRQRIESIVASVVGPGHVRVQVTADMNYKHENTVAEHFDPDSKVVRSTQTVESNNTDTNGAGAAAVSVASALPGGGTAPGADGSKSDAARTEETTNYEIDHTTTTSAVDGGTVNKLSVAVVVDGTPGATAAAYKPRSPAEMKQIDALVKSAIGYDAKRGDIVAVDNMPFARMDVPDGTPAPAPLLGLDGQDWFKIIEVAIFSVTALLIGFFVARPLISRMFAPNNYALAPQAPGGVVAGQLSPPSPVPASATPQLDASGQPVAISAPSRPSIDISQFEGQVRESSIKKVGEVVQTHPEEALAIIRTWLHEPA from the coding sequence TTGCCGGAGTTCGTCAAAGCAATCGGGGCGGCGCGGTTCGGCGTCATGGCGGGCGTGGCCGCGGCGCTGACCGCGTTCTTCCTCTATGTCGCGGGCGCACTGACCGAGCCGCCGAAGGCCATCCTGTTCTCCGGCCTCGAGGCGCGCGACGCCGCTTCGGTCACCGCCAAGCTCGACTCGCTCAACGTCAAATACGAAGCCAAGGGCGACGGCGGCACCATCCTCGTCCCCGCCGACGACGTCACCAAGCTGCGCATGGAATTGGCGCAGGACAACCTGCCGGCGGCCGGCGTCGGCTACGAGATCTTCGACAAGTCGGATGCGTTCGGCGCCACCGCCTTCGTCCAGAACATCAACCGCCTGCGCGCCCTGGAAGGCGAGCTGGCGCGTTCCATCCAGACCATCCAGGGCGTCGACGGCGTGCGCGTGCACCTCGTCATCCCCGAGCGCCAGATCTTCAGCCATGACGACCAGTCGCCGACCGCCTCGGTCGTGCTCAAGACGCGCGGCGTGCTGGGCCGCGGCCAGGTGCAGGCCGTCCAGCACCTCGTCGCCGCCGCCGTCGCCGGGCTGACCGCCGAGCGCGTCGCCGTGGTCGACGACAAGGGCGACCTGCTGGCCGGGGGCGACGACAAGAACGGACCCAACGCCGCATCGATCGGCGAGGACAACCAGACGACCGAATTCGAGGACCGGCTGCGCCAGCGCATCGAGTCCATCGTCGCCAGCGTCGTCGGCCCCGGCCATGTCCGCGTCCAGGTGACGGCCGACATGAACTACAAGCACGAGAACACCGTCGCCGAGCATTTCGACCCCGACAGCAAGGTGGTGCGTTCGACCCAGACCGTCGAATCCAACAACACCGACACCAATGGCGCCGGCGCCGCGGCGGTCTCGGTGGCCAGCGCGCTTCCCGGCGGCGGCACCGCGCCGGGCGCGGACGGCTCCAAGTCCGACGCCGCCCGCACCGAAGAGACGACCAACTACGAGATCGACCACACCACCACGACCAGCGCGGTCGACGGCGGCACGGTGAACAAGCTGTCGGTCGCGGTCGTCGTCGACGGCACGCCGGGCGCGACGGCCGCCGCCTACAAGCCCCGCAGCCCGGCCGAGATGAAGCAGATCGACGCGCTGGTGAAGTCCGCCATCGGCTACGACGCCAAGCGCGGCGACATCGTGGCTGTCGACAACATGCCTTTCGCGCGCATGGACGTGCCGGACGGCACGCCGGCACCCGCGCCGCTGCTCGGCCTCGACGGCCAGGACTGGTTCAAGATCATCGAGGTGGCGATCTTCTCCGTCACCGCGCTGCTGATCGGCTTCTTCGTCGCCCGCCCGCTGATCAGCCGGATGTTCGCCCCGAACAATTACGCGCTCGCCCCGCAGGCACCGGGCGGCGTCGTGGCGGGCCAGCTGTCGCCGCCCTCCCCGGTCCCCGCATCGGCGACGCCGCAGCTCGACGCATCCGGCCAGCCGGTTGCGATCTCCGCGCCGTCGCGCCCGTCGATCGACATCTCGCAATTCGAGGGCCAGGTCCGCGAATCCTCCATCAAGAAGGTCGGCGAGGTCGTGCAGACGCATCCCGAGGAAGCGCTCGCGATCATCCGCACCTGGCTCCACGAACCGGCATAA
- a CDS encoding DUF3175 domain-containing protein translates to MRSAPMATRAKKTSVRKTATKKTGGKRWSARVTRTSHALSLQQDVFTLPDPKAIARSLKRSAEASTARKSSPYRSAASMLTFYINRAGKNLPASRRRILERAKTELKALYDR, encoded by the coding sequence ATGCGTTCTGCCCCCATGGCGACGCGCGCGAAGAAGACATCCGTCCGGAAGACAGCCACGAAGAAGACCGGCGGCAAGCGCTGGTCGGCGCGGGTGACGCGCACGAGCCATGCGCTGTCGCTGCAGCAGGACGTTTTCACGCTGCCCGATCCGAAGGCGATCGCGCGCTCGCTGAAGCGCTCGGCGGAGGCCAGTACGGCCCGCAAATCCTCGCCCTACCGCTCGGCCGCCTCGATGCTGACCTTCTATATCAACCGCGCCGGCAAGAACCTGCCCGCGAGCCGCCGCAGGATTCTCGAGCGCGCCAAGACCGAATTGAAGGCGCTCTACGACCGCTGA
- a CDS encoding flagellar hook capping FlgD N-terminal domain-containing protein yields MTTVPSTTNTPTTPQPNAAQQQLSSNFSTFLTLLTTQLQNQDPLSPMDSNQFTQQLVEYSQVEQQIDTNTNLNTLITQGSSQTGSYAVSYLGKAVTVANGQAPLANGQAIWAYNLNAAAATTQLSVTDANGNVVYSGAGETGAGAHLFNWNGQKTDGTQLPDGTYKLTVTAAASDGTAVTNSVTSTGVVSEVDMTGASPVLMVGPMSVNLADVAGVETL; encoded by the coding sequence ATGACAACCGTTCCCAGCACCACCAACACGCCGACCACGCCGCAGCCCAACGCCGCGCAGCAGCAGCTGAGCAGCAATTTCAGCACCTTCCTCACGCTGCTCACCACACAGCTGCAGAACCAGGATCCGCTGAGCCCGATGGACTCCAACCAGTTCACCCAGCAGCTCGTCGAGTACAGCCAGGTCGAGCAGCAGATCGACACCAACACCAACCTCAACACCCTGATCACCCAGGGCTCGAGCCAGACCGGGTCCTATGCCGTGTCCTATCTCGGCAAGGCGGTCACCGTGGCGAACGGCCAGGCGCCGCTCGCCAACGGCCAGGCAATCTGGGCCTACAACCTGAATGCCGCAGCCGCCACGACGCAGCTGAGCGTCACCGACGCCAATGGCAACGTCGTCTATAGCGGCGCCGGCGAGACCGGTGCGGGCGCGCATCTGTTCAACTGGAACGGCCAGAAGACCGACGGCACACAGCTGCCCGACGGCACCTACAAGCTGACCGTGACGGCCGCGGCCTCGGACGGCACGGCCGTCACCAACAGCGTCACCTCCACCGGCGTGGTCAGCGAAGTCGACATGACCGGCGCCTCGCCCGTCCTGATGGTCGGGCCGATGTCGGTGAACCTCGCGGACGTCGCGGGAGTCGAAACACTTTGA
- the flgK gene encoding flagellar hook-associated protein FlgK has product MSLNGIASVALSALQTNSTALRVVSNNVANLNTQGYARRVVNEQTVSSGGALSGVSVGDIQRVTDQFLGAEALSAGSSAARYDTQATVFDQLNGLLGQPGDNTSLTSQLTNISTALGQAALSPSTTASQIGTLNGLQNLASTLSNLSSQISSLGNQVDQQVSTSVSSVNTLVKQIYDLNTQIRTSQIGGDDSSALLDQRDVALGSLAQQVGIRTVDQPDGSVNVMTEDGVGLVGSSYAQLAYTPGANNGTYGAISIQNVNPSSGAAIGPAQNFDSHLASGTIKGLIDMRDGTLADLGQEVGNLARTTANAYNAVSNTNAAFPPPASLSGRNTGLGAADALNFSGKTTIAVADSSGALVQRIDVDFSAGTLSVNGGAATSFSGTVGGFTAALNGALGSNGSASFANGVLTLSANGGNGIVTQDDATTPASRGGSGFSQFFGLNDLFRSATPSILATGLSAGDAGGFAAGSQISLQLKGPDGDVARSATVTLTAGMTIGDVVGALNTAMGGSAVFSLNADGSISQTQSTPLAGYALNVTADTTQRGTTGMSFTQLFGIGDNQIAQQATSFAVNPQVASSPQRLAFAKPQITATSTVGDSIVTHGDNSGALALQNVASATQSFAKAGGMAAETASLSDYAAAFYQDVATRGSTATANQTTQDDRLQEAQTRLSSNSGVNLDEELTHMMSYQQAYSAGARMLSVVQQLWDTLLQIQ; this is encoded by the coding sequence GTGAGCCTGAACGGAATCGCATCGGTGGCGCTCAGCGCCCTCCAGACCAACTCCACCGCGTTGCGGGTGGTCTCCAACAACGTTGCGAACCTCAACACGCAGGGCTATGCCCGCCGCGTCGTCAACGAACAGACGGTGAGCTCCGGCGGCGCCCTCAGCGGCGTCAGCGTCGGCGACATCCAGCGGGTCACCGATCAGTTCCTCGGCGCCGAGGCGCTCTCGGCCGGCTCGTCGGCCGCGCGCTACGACACCCAGGCGACGGTGTTCGACCAGTTGAACGGCCTCCTCGGCCAGCCCGGCGACAATACGAGCCTGACCTCCCAGCTCACCAACATCTCGACCGCGCTCGGCCAGGCGGCGCTCAGCCCCTCGACCACCGCCAGTCAGATCGGCACGCTGAACGGCTTGCAGAACCTCGCCTCGACGCTCTCGAACCTGTCGTCGCAGATTTCCAGCCTCGGCAACCAGGTCGACCAGCAGGTCTCCACCTCCGTCAGCAGCGTCAACACGCTGGTCAAGCAGATCTACGATCTCAACACGCAGATCAGGACCTCGCAGATCGGTGGCGACGATTCGAGCGCCCTCCTCGACCAGCGCGACGTCGCACTCGGCAGTCTCGCGCAGCAGGTCGGCATCCGCACGGTCGACCAGCCCGACGGCAGCGTGAACGTGATGACGGAGGACGGCGTCGGCCTCGTCGGCAGCTCCTATGCGCAGCTCGCCTACACGCCCGGCGCCAACAACGGCACCTATGGCGCGATCTCCATCCAGAACGTCAATCCCTCGTCCGGCGCCGCGATCGGCCCGGCGCAGAATTTCGATTCCCATCTCGCCTCGGGCACGATCAAGGGCCTGATCGACATGCGCGACGGCACGCTGGCCGATCTCGGCCAGGAGGTCGGCAATCTGGCGCGCACCACCGCCAATGCCTACAACGCCGTGAGCAATACCAACGCCGCCTTCCCGCCGCCGGCCTCCCTGAGCGGCCGCAACACCGGCCTCGGCGCCGCGGACGCGCTCAACTTCTCCGGCAAGACGACCATCGCAGTCGCCGATTCCAGCGGCGCGCTGGTGCAGCGTATCGACGTCGACTTCTCCGCCGGCACGCTGTCGGTCAACGGCGGTGCCGCGACATCGTTCAGCGGCACGGTCGGCGGCTTCACCGCCGCGTTGAACGGCGCGCTCGGTAGCAATGGCTCGGCGAGTTTCGCCAATGGCGTCCTGACGCTGTCGGCCAATGGCGGCAACGGCATCGTCACCCAGGACGACGCGACCACGCCGGCCAGCCGCGGCGGCTCGGGCTTCTCGCAGTTTTTCGGGCTGAACGATCTCTTCCGCTCGGCGACGCCTTCGATCCTCGCGACCGGTCTTTCGGCCGGCGATGCCGGCGGGTTCGCCGCCGGCAGCCAGATCAGCCTGCAGCTGAAGGGACCGGACGGCGACGTCGCGCGCTCCGCCACCGTCACGCTGACCGCCGGCATGACGATCGGCGACGTGGTCGGCGCGCTGAACACCGCCATGGGCGGCTCCGCCGTCTTCAGCCTCAACGCCGACGGCTCGATCAGCCAGACCCAGTCGACCCCGCTGGCGGGCTATGCGCTCAACGTCACCGCCGACACGACGCAGCGCGGCACGACCGGCATGAGCTTCACGCAGCTTTTCGGCATCGGCGACAACCAGATTGCGCAACAGGCCACCAGCTTCGCGGTCAACCCGCAGGTCGCGTCGTCGCCGCAGCGCCTCGCCTTCGCCAAGCCGCAGATCACCGCGACCAGCACGGTCGGCGATTCCATCGTCACCCATGGCGACAATTCCGGCGCCCTGGCGCTGCAGAACGTCGCCTCCGCGACCCAGAGCTTCGCCAAGGCCGGCGGCATGGCGGCCGAAACCGCATCGCTCAGCGACTACGCCGCGGCCTTCTATCAGGACGTCGCGACGCGCGGCTCGACCGCCACGGCCAACCAGACCACGCAGGACGATCGCCTGCAGGAGGCGCAGACGCGCCTGTCGTCGAACTCCGGCGTCAACCTCGACGAGGAACTGACGCATATGATGAGCTACCAGCAGGCCTACAGCGCCGGCGCCCGCATGCTGTCGGTCGTCCAGCAGCTCTGGGACACGCTGCTGCAGATCCAATAG
- the mnmA gene encoding tRNA 2-thiouridine(34) synthase MnmA, whose translation MDLGLPSGTRVVAAMSGGVDSSVAAALAKRAGYDVVGVTLQLYDAGAARRKGACCAGQDIYDARRVAEQLGFPHYVLDYEQRFKERVIADFAASYGRGETPIPCVRCNERVKFADLLDTARALGAEALITGHYVRRLDGPQGPELHRAVDPVRDQSYFLFATTPAQLSYLRFPLGGLPKPEVRALAAELGLGVAAKPDSQDICFVPDGKYADIVAKLQPESVRPGEVVDLSGAVVGRHDGVVHFTVGQRKGLGLSGNVEPLFVVALDAANARVVVGPRAALATRTVALRDVNWLVPAAAPFDCAVKVRSMRPPVPARVTPLHDGGARVELLAPEDSIAPGQACVFYDRDGSRVRGGGWIAKTQMASAAA comes from the coding sequence ATGGACCTCGGCCTGCCCTCCGGAACCCGCGTCGTCGCCGCCATGTCGGGCGGCGTGGATTCCTCCGTCGCCGCCGCGCTCGCCAAGCGCGCGGGCTATGACGTCGTGGGCGTGACGCTGCAGCTCTACGATGCGGGCGCCGCCAGGCGCAAAGGCGCCTGCTGCGCCGGCCAGGACATCTACGACGCGCGCCGGGTCGCCGAACAACTCGGTTTTCCCCATTACGTGCTCGACTACGAGCAGCGCTTCAAGGAGCGGGTGATCGCCGATTTCGCCGCCTCTTACGGGCGCGGCGAGACGCCGATTCCCTGCGTCCGCTGCAACGAGCGGGTGAAGTTCGCCGACCTGCTCGACACCGCGCGCGCGCTTGGCGCCGAGGCACTCATCACCGGCCACTATGTCCGGCGGCTCGACGGTCCGCAGGGGCCCGAGCTGCATCGCGCCGTCGATCCTGTTCGCGACCAGAGCTATTTCCTGTTCGCGACCACGCCGGCGCAGCTTTCCTATCTGCGCTTTCCCCTCGGCGGCCTGCCGAAGCCGGAGGTTCGCGCCCTTGCGGCCGAGCTCGGCCTGGGCGTGGCGGCGAAGCCGGACAGCCAGGACATCTGCTTCGTGCCCGACGGCAAATACGCCGACATCGTCGCAAAGCTGCAGCCGGAGTCGGTGCGTCCCGGCGAGGTCGTCGATCTCTCCGGCGCGGTGGTCGGCCGCCACGACGGCGTCGTCCATTTCACGGTGGGTCAGCGCAAGGGGCTCGGCCTCTCCGGCAATGTCGAGCCGCTCTTCGTGGTCGCGCTCGATGCCGCGAATGCGCGCGTCGTGGTCGGTCCGCGCGCCGCGCTCGCGACCCGCACCGTGGCATTGCGCGACGTGAACTGGCTCGTGCCCGCCGCCGCACCCTTCGATTGCGCCGTGAAGGTGCGCTCCATGCGTCCGCCCGTGCCGGCGCGCGTCACGCCGCTCCACGACGGCGGCGCGCGCGTCGAGCTGCTCGCGCCCGAAGACAGCATCGCGCCGGGCCAGGCTTGCGTGTTCTACGACCGCGACGGCTCGCGCGTGCGCGGCGGCGGCTGGATCGCGAAGACGCAAATGGCCTCCGCCGCCGCCTGA
- the flgE gene encoding flagellar hook protein FlgE: protein MSIYGAMMIGVSGLDANSRALSVASSNIANVNTIGYKASGNAFATLLASAVGSGDVSSAGVVANQAQNITEQGGITSTQSPTDLAISGNGFFVVSPNLAATNGTSQSLCYTRAGNFTPDSNGNLQNASGFYLMGWPLSADGSVPTDRNDLTNINVNDLAGKAEATTSMSIKANLQASTDITSTYTPGDMAAGNVKADFQRTINVYDSQGGTQPLQVSYVKTGANTWSYEVTYQGAGANIGSPTNNVLKTGTMSFNADGTLKTADTSAASPTGDISVTIPWAPSASGLNPQTISIDMGSVGGSDGITQADNPSALVSSTVDGALFGSLSGISIDSDGFVTAQFSNGLSQKVFKIPVATFANPDGLSAVSGNAYVASNASGSPTIGEANLGGAGVIQSKALEGSTVDLANEFTNLITTQRAYSASARIVTTADQMLQTLEQIQ from the coding sequence ATGAGCATCTATGGCGCAATGATGATCGGCGTCTCGGGCCTCGACGCCAACAGCCGGGCCCTGAGCGTTGCATCGTCCAACATCGCGAACGTCAACACCATCGGCTACAAGGCGTCCGGCAACGCCTTCGCCACGCTGCTCGCCTCGGCGGTCGGCTCCGGCGACGTGTCCTCGGCCGGCGTGGTCGCCAACCAGGCGCAGAACATCACCGAGCAGGGCGGCATCACCTCGACCCAGTCGCCGACCGACCTGGCGATCTCGGGCAACGGCTTCTTCGTGGTGAGCCCCAATCTCGCCGCGACCAACGGCACCAGCCAGTCGCTCTGCTATACCCGCGCCGGCAATTTCACGCCGGACTCCAACGGCAACCTGCAGAACGCCTCGGGCTTCTACCTGATGGGCTGGCCGCTCTCCGCCGACGGCTCGGTGCCGACCGACCGCAACGACCTGACCAACATCAACGTCAACGATCTCGCCGGCAAGGCGGAGGCGACGACCTCGATGTCGATCAAGGCCAACCTGCAGGCCTCGACGGACATCACCTCCACCTATACGCCGGGCGACATGGCGGCCGGCAATGTGAAGGCCGACTTCCAGCGCACCATCAACGTCTATGACAGCCAGGGCGGCACGCAGCCGCTACAGGTCTCCTACGTCAAGACCGGCGCCAACACCTGGTCCTATGAAGTGACCTACCAGGGCGCGGGCGCCAATATCGGCAGCCCGACCAACAACGTGCTGAAGACCGGCACGATGTCGTTCAATGCCGACGGCACGCTGAAGACCGCCGACACCTCGGCCGCGTCGCCCACCGGCGACATCAGCGTCACCATCCCCTGGGCGCCCTCGGCCTCCGGCCTCAATCCACAGACCATCAGCATCGACATGGGTTCGGTCGGCGGCTCCGACGGCATCACCCAGGCCGACAATCCCTCCGCGCTCGTGTCGTCCACGGTCGACGGGGCGCTGTTCGGCTCGCTGTCCGGCATCTCGATCGACTCCGACGGTTTCGTCACGGCGCAGTTCTCCAACGGCCTGTCGCAGAAGGTGTTCAAGATCCCGGTCGCGACCTTCGCGAACCCCGACGGCCTCTCGGCGGTGTCGGGCAACGCCTATGTCGCGTCCAACGCATCGGGCTCGCCGACCATCGGCGAGGCGAATCTGGGCGGTGCGGGCGTCATCCAGTCCAAGGCGCTAGAAGGCTCGACGGTCGACCTCGCCAACGAGTTCACCAACCTCATCACCACCCAGCGGGCCTATTCGGCATCGGCCCGCATCGTCACCACGGCCGATCAAATGCTGCAGACGCTGGAACAGATCCAGTAA
- a CDS encoding DUF1153 domain-containing protein, producing the protein MGEERKGRVSYVIGPDGSPLTLADLPPPGTRRWVIRRKAEVVAAVRGGLLSLDDACKRYTLTVEEFLAWQRAIDRFGMPGLRATRVQQYRN; encoded by the coding sequence ATGGGCGAAGAGAGAAAAGGACGCGTGAGCTACGTCATCGGGCCGGATGGCAGCCCGCTGACGCTTGCCGATCTTCCGCCGCCGGGAACACGGCGCTGGGTCATCCGGCGCAAGGCCGAAGTCGTCGCCGCGGTGCGCGGCGGCCTCCTGAGCCTGGACGACGCCTGCAAGCGCTATACGCTGACGGTGGAGGAATTCCTCGCCTGGCAGCGCGCGATCGACCGATTCGGCATGCCGGGCCTGCGCGCGACGCGGGTGCAGCAGTATCGCAACTGA